The proteins below are encoded in one region of Salmo salar chromosome ssa02, Ssal_v3.1, whole genome shotgun sequence:
- the LOC106590995 gene encoding pachytene checkpoint protein 2 homolog isoform X1, with translation MEGDRMEVGDLKQNPNDMNNIHVEVHVKSTSTAKRSDVKMHVLTLLNRHRMVFGAYRWTEFDEDFLIKHVQSVAIVDAERKPIDLKSCSLSIHIFTLNDDGPSTLNLEEEELSAANHWLLPAAEFHGIWESLVYESGVKTQLLDYVSTTIYFSDKNVDSNLISWNRVVLLHGPPGTGKTSLCKALAQKLSIRLSNRYSYGQFVEINSHSLFSKWFSESGKLVTKMFQKIQELIDDKQALVFVLIDEVESLTAARNASQAGTEPSDAIRVVNSVLTQLDQIKRHSNVVILTTSNVTEKIDLAFVDRADIKQYIGPPSVEGIFNIYLSCLEELMKCQIVYPRQPLLTMFELETMGFRESKVSELSLVLRNIAIKSKGFSGRALRKLPFLAHALFVKTPTVSLERFLEAMDLAVDKQIEERHNLVNCL, from the exons ATGGAGGGCGACAGAATGGAGGTAGGGGATCTGAAGCAGAACCCCAACGACATGAACAACATCCATGTGGAGGTTCACGTCAAATCTACCAG CACTGCGAAGAGGTCTGACGTGAAGATGCACGTCTTGACCCTGCTGAACCGTCATCGCATGGTGTTCGGGGCTTACAGGTGGACAGAGTTTGACGAGGACTTCCTTATCAAACACGTCCAATCAGTGGCCATAGTGGATGCTGAGAGAAAA CCCATAGATCTGAAGAGCTGCAGTCTGTCCATCCACATCTTCACCCTGAATGATGACGGGCCCAGCACTCTgaacctggaggaggaggagctctCTGCAGCCAATCACTGGCTCTTACCAGCCG cTGAGTTCCATGGCATCTGGGAGAGTCTGGTGTATGAGAGCGGGGTCAAAACACAA CTCTTGGATTACGTCTCAACCACAATTTACTTCTCTGACAAAAACGTGGACAGCAACCTGATCTCATGGAACCGAGTTGTCCTGCTTCATG GACCCCCGGGCACAGGGAAGACGTCTTTGTGTAAAGCTCTGGCCCAGAAGCTGTCAATCAGACTATCAAACCG GTACTCTTATGGGCAGTTTGTTGAGATCAACAGCCACAGTTTGTTCTCCAAGTGGTTCTCTGAG AGTGGTAAACTGGTCACTAAGATGTTCCAGAAGATCCAAGAGCTGATAGATGACAAGCAGGCTCTGGTGTTTGTTCTCATCGATGAG GTGGAGAGTCTGACGGCAGCGCGGAACGCTTCCCAGGCCGGAACGGAACCCTCAGACGCCATCCGAGTGGTCAACTCTGTCCTCACACAGCTGGACCAGATCAAGCG GCATTCTAATGTTGTGATCCTGACCACCTCCAACGTGACAGAGAAGATAGACCTGGCATTTGTGGACAGAGCTGACATCAAGCAGTACATTGGCCCTCCATCTGTAGAGGGCATCTTCAACATCTACCTGTCCTGCCTGGAGGAACTCATGAAG TGCCAGATCGTGTACCCCAGACAGCCACTGCTGACCATGTTTGAGCTGGAGACCATGGGCTTCAGGGAGAGCAAGGTGTCGGAGCTCAGCCTGGTTCTCAGGAACATCGCCAT AAAGAGTAAGGGTTTCAGTGGAAGAGCGCTGAGGAAACTACCCTTTTTGGCCCATGCTCTTTTTGTGAAG ACCCCGACAGTGTCCCTGGAGAGGTTCCTGGAGGCCATGGACCTAGCAGTGGACAAACAGATAGAGGAGAGGCACAACCTGGTCAACTGTCTGTGA
- the LOC106590995 gene encoding pachytene checkpoint protein 2 homolog isoform X2 — protein sequence MWSTAKRSDVKMHVLTLLNRHRMVFGAYRWTEFDEDFLIKHVQSVAIVDAERKPIDLKSCSLSIHIFTLNDDGPSTLNLEEEELSAANHWLLPAAEFHGIWESLVYESGVKTQLLDYVSTTIYFSDKNVDSNLISWNRVVLLHGPPGTGKTSLCKALAQKLSIRLSNRYSYGQFVEINSHSLFSKWFSESGKLVTKMFQKIQELIDDKQALVFVLIDEVESLTAARNASQAGTEPSDAIRVVNSVLTQLDQIKRHSNVVILTTSNVTEKIDLAFVDRADIKQYIGPPSVEGIFNIYLSCLEELMKCQIVYPRQPLLTMFELETMGFRESKVSELSLVLRNIAIKSKGFSGRALRKLPFLAHALFVKTPTVSLERFLEAMDLAVDKQIEERHNLVNCL from the exons ATGTGGAG CACTGCGAAGAGGTCTGACGTGAAGATGCACGTCTTGACCCTGCTGAACCGTCATCGCATGGTGTTCGGGGCTTACAGGTGGACAGAGTTTGACGAGGACTTCCTTATCAAACACGTCCAATCAGTGGCCATAGTGGATGCTGAGAGAAAA CCCATAGATCTGAAGAGCTGCAGTCTGTCCATCCACATCTTCACCCTGAATGATGACGGGCCCAGCACTCTgaacctggaggaggaggagctctCTGCAGCCAATCACTGGCTCTTACCAGCCG cTGAGTTCCATGGCATCTGGGAGAGTCTGGTGTATGAGAGCGGGGTCAAAACACAA CTCTTGGATTACGTCTCAACCACAATTTACTTCTCTGACAAAAACGTGGACAGCAACCTGATCTCATGGAACCGAGTTGTCCTGCTTCATG GACCCCCGGGCACAGGGAAGACGTCTTTGTGTAAAGCTCTGGCCCAGAAGCTGTCAATCAGACTATCAAACCG GTACTCTTATGGGCAGTTTGTTGAGATCAACAGCCACAGTTTGTTCTCCAAGTGGTTCTCTGAG AGTGGTAAACTGGTCACTAAGATGTTCCAGAAGATCCAAGAGCTGATAGATGACAAGCAGGCTCTGGTGTTTGTTCTCATCGATGAG GTGGAGAGTCTGACGGCAGCGCGGAACGCTTCCCAGGCCGGAACGGAACCCTCAGACGCCATCCGAGTGGTCAACTCTGTCCTCACACAGCTGGACCAGATCAAGCG GCATTCTAATGTTGTGATCCTGACCACCTCCAACGTGACAGAGAAGATAGACCTGGCATTTGTGGACAGAGCTGACATCAAGCAGTACATTGGCCCTCCATCTGTAGAGGGCATCTTCAACATCTACCTGTCCTGCCTGGAGGAACTCATGAAG TGCCAGATCGTGTACCCCAGACAGCCACTGCTGACCATGTTTGAGCTGGAGACCATGGGCTTCAGGGAGAGCAAGGTGTCGGAGCTCAGCCTGGTTCTCAGGAACATCGCCAT AAAGAGTAAGGGTTTCAGTGGAAGAGCGCTGAGGAAACTACCCTTTTTGGCCCATGCTCTTTTTGTGAAG ACCCCGACAGTGTCCCTGGAGAGGTTCCTGGAGGCCATGGACCTAGCAGTGGACAAACAGATAGAGGAGAGGCACAACCTGGTCAACTGTCTGTGA